The Bacteroidota bacterium sequence CTAAAATACACACTAAGGAAACTTTGGAAACTTACTAAAATCAGGATCTCTTTTTTCAAGAAAAGCATTTTTCCCTTCTTTGGCTTCATCTGATAAATAGTAAAGCAAAGTCGCGTTTCCTGCTAATTCCTGTATGCCAGCTTGTCCATCGAGGTCTGCATTAAAAGCTGATTTTAATGCCCGAATAGCCAAAGGACTTTTCTGTTGAATCTTTTTACACCATTGAACAGTTGTTTCTTCAAGCGAAACTAGTGGAACAACTTTATTGACCAATCCCATATCTTTAGCTTCATGTGCATCATATTGATCACATAAAAACCAAATTTCACGTGCTTTTTTCTGGCCTACAATACGCGCTAAATAAGAGGCGCCAAAACCTCCATCAAAACTTCCAACCTTCGGTCCTGTTTGTCCAAATTTAGCATTTTCAGCGGCAATGGTTAAGTCGCACATAATATGCAACACATGGCCTCCTCCAATTGACCAGCCAGCTACCATGGCAATCACAGCTTTTGGAATAGAACGAATCATTTTCTGAAGATCGAGCACATTCAAATGAGGTGTTCCTTCGTCTGATATATAACCTCCATGTCCACGAATTGATTGATCGCCTCCACTACAAAATGCTTTGCCTCCTTCACCCGTTAAAATGATTACATCTATTTTGGGATCAGTTCGGCAAATGTGCATGGCATCAATCATTTCACTAACGGTAAGTGGCGTAAATGCATTGTGTTTTTCAGGTCTGTTGATACTGATTTTAGCAATACCTTCATGAAATGTGAAAAGGATTTCCTGATACTTTTTAATTGTACTCCAATTGATTTGTTGGTCCATGAAAATGATTTTTTTGTTGCTACAAATTTAGCAAAGCTTTTTGGATGGAAAGAGCGCTATTTATGTACAATGATTTCATCTACAAAAAGTACATCTGAAGTTTATCTTATCAGCATAATTAAACGTGAGTTCGAAAAATGAAATACTGCTTTTCCACTTTTTCCTGATATGCTTGGTAAATTCCTGCCTGTAGCAAGAAGGAATCGAGTCTTAGAGTCATTGTGGCATAAAACATAATAAAAATAGTCACTAAGACACAAAAACTCAAAGAATCACAAGACTTATTTCAGTTTAAGACAGTAATTCAATTAATGTAAATACAATATTATCGATCTCATGTAGTATTAAAACGATCGATTATATTTGAGTACAAACCAAGTGAAAGGAAGTAGTTGTATTGATAGGAACCAACAAGTCGCCTTTTCCTTCATAATCGTTACTACCCGAAACAAAATTGGAGCGCAGGTAATAGCGTGCAAAAGGTAAGTAGTCGAAAACAGCACCATCTATATTTGGATTAATGCTGGATGTATTACTCGACTGCAAAGGATTTGTAGCAGCATCCTGATCTGCTTTGCTTGTGTAGAGGTCTACAGTTATTCCACCCATATAAACTCCGCTAGGAAGATCTTTTCGTATAAAAACCTTCAGGTTGCCGGTTGGCTTTTTAGTACATACAATTTCATAGGTAGTCGTTTCATTTAGAGGTACGTAATACTGTCCGCTACCTTCGAATGAACTCAATCCATTAGAAAAATTAACCTTCATATAGTATGTTTGTGAAGTCAGATTTGGAAATTTTGCTCCAATGGTTTCAAAATTTGCAGAAGGTGTTACCTCTGACATAAATAAGCTATCTGCTGTTCTACCTGCTTCGCTACGATACAATTTTACTGTCACATTCGCTGTCCTTTGTCCATCTGCTTTGACAAAAACTTCAAGTATGCCGGGTGTGCTTTCTTTTTCACAGGAAATGCTCGACAAAATAAAAATTGAAATGAGAAAGAGTAAGGATATTTTATATGTTTTCATCAGTTTTAATTATTTGTTGTAGATATTTTCGTTTATAGCATGCTTGAAATAATAAGTCGAAGTTAATAAAACTCGTGTTTATGTGAATAAGTCAATACTAATCTCTTACTCAAGCAAAATTGTTTATCATTGAATAAGCACAGTTTGATAGCTTAGAACGCCTGCATCTTCAATTCGAATCAGGTAAATTCCACTACTAAGTTTGGCGAAATTAAACTCTTTAAAGAAGTTCGAGTTATTGACCTCACAATTCTCAGTATAAATCTGCTGTCCTTTTAAATCCACTATTTGGATGGAAATATCTCTGATTTCAGCTGATTTAGTATGATAGGAAAGACTAAATTTTCCATTTGATGGATTGGGGTAAACCTGAATAGCTGCATTTGTTTTTTGTTCCTTTATTCCAATACTGTAAACGGATAAATCTATTACTATGCTATCTGTAAAACAGGAGTTGATGGCAAATAACTTTACTTCATAATTCCCGCCTGTTGGGAAACTATGTGATGGATTTTCACTGTTTGAAAAGTTTCCATCTCCAAAATCCCAATAGAAAGAATCTGCATTAATACTGGTGTTTTGAAACTGCACATCCAGGAAGTTAATATGCTTACTAAAGGATGCAGTAACCCAAGCTTCACTCGAATCACAAAGCACAAAATCCCATATTCCCCGTCCGTAAGTTCCAAATCTCACTGTATTGATAGCCGGAATATAGTCGACTGACCAATAGTTTTGATCAGGAGCTATTCCTTCAGCTAAATCATACCATGTATTCGTTTCCAAGGCAAAAACAAAAGGTCCGACTTCAGTAGCTGCAAAAAGATATTTTTCTTCTTTATCCGTAACA is a genomic window containing:
- the menB gene encoding 1,4-dihydroxy-2-naphthoyl-CoA synthase, with protein sequence MDQQINWSTIKKYQEILFTFHEGIAKISINRPEKHNAFTPLTVSEMIDAMHICRTDPKIDVIILTGEGGKAFCSGGDQSIRGHGGYISDEGTPHLNVLDLQKMIRSIPKAVIAMVAGWSIGGGHVLHIMCDLTIAAENAKFGQTGPKVGSFDGGFGASYLARIVGQKKAREIWFLCDQYDAHEAKDMGLVNKVVPLVSLEETTVQWCKKIQQKSPLAIRALKSAFNADLDGQAGIQELAGNATLLYYLSDEAKEGKNAFLEKRDPDFSKFPKFP